AGCACTTCACAAACTGTTTCATgtaaaatgaaatattttaacACGCtagtaaaataataaaagaacatTTATAGTATATACGATCATTGGAGAGCATAACTTCCGATCAAAATGAGTAAATGGCAATGGACAAAACAACACATGATGTATGATTAAGCAAATGCGCAAAAATAACCACCAGATGGTAATTAGAGAATCATGATGTACGAAGCCCTTACCAGACCATAGGACAGTTGCCTTCACACCCTCAACACAATTCTCTCCAGCTACATCCCTGCATGTAATACTAAGACTTATCTTTATCATTTCCTTGGTGTTGTTTCGAACAAGAACTTCCATAGGAGTCATGTCATGTGCCAGCACAGAACCTTTATCAATGCACATACTGGACTCTTTTGGAACATCAAGCTTTTCAGCATGTTCACGATCATGTCTAACCAGCCTGAAGCCAAATGTCAATGGATCTGGTAGAAGAACATCCATGACTGACGTCTGGAGAGCCGCCTGTACTGCATCCTTAATATTTAATTCTCCAGCGCTATTTCGTCCAGATTCCCACCTGACCTTAATCTTGGAAATCAGGCTCTTGATGGAAGCATTCAGTTCTGCCTTGGCATTCTTGTCTGAGAAACTTGCATTTCTTCCACCAGCGGTCCCATTCGAGTGAAATTCCTTCATGAAAAATGATCCATCAAGAACAGGTAATTTGAAATGCTCCAATGGGATTAATACTCTTGAAGAGTAATCTCTATCAATTCGGGTTTTAGGATAAACATATTCAGTGGCATCTTGATCAAGAGAAAGGTTATCCTCATTGCTAGAATTTTCCAACTGAACAGATACACTAGTTTCAAAAACAACATCAGTTGGATTAGACAACTCCAGCTCGAGAAAACGCAGTCCCCAACTGCCTCTGAAAGGATCGATCTTCATCAATCCATCAATCTTATGTTTAGAAACATTAGTCACTAAACTAGAGTTGTTCTCCACACAAATTAGATTAGGAAAACTTTCACCAACATGTGCAGGAATTTCCATCGAAATCAAACGAGCTTTGACAAAAGATAAACCCTGCATAACACATATTTGCAGGGGAACAACCAGACGTCTACCAGGAGATACGACAGATTCTTTTGCTGGAGGGTCTCCAGAAGCTGTCAATGGTCCTGAGGGATAAATATAAAGAATGAACATAAGAATATTGGTGCCAACAGTCTAacaagttttcttttcttgtagtTGAAGCAGTGAATACTTGTAAGTGTAATTGGGAAGGTGACCtctaaatcaaaaaaaaaatttacgggTAATTGGGGAGGAAAGGGGGGGGTGGGGGGACTTGAACCCATACCATAGGCATGGGTGATGGGGATCACAACCATCTCAGCTGGGGCAATCCCCTAAAACTTTAACATGATTAAAGTGCAATCATTCAGTAAATAGAACTCAAAtgataaataaaagaaagagcAACCATTCAGTAAATAAGACAAAAGCTTGGATAAGAACAGtttcaaaataccataaaaGAAGCAGTGTGGCAACAAAGGCAGAGGAGCTTAGATTGAAACTAAGCTTCATTTTCAACTTGTAGGGTTCAATCAACTAACACAAACTCAAGTGGGAAAATATTTTTCTACATGTGGAGTTATAGGTTTCATTCCAGAAAATAGTGAGTAAGGCTGAGTACAGCTTACACTTCCATTGCAAAAGCATTGTCACCTACGCTATGTGATATTTTAACCCTTTCTTCAGTTTTTTACAGAGAGGACAGGGGATTAACTCAAGACTAGGGCTCACGACCCACAACATAATGGTAGGTAGGTAAACAAaactcgtgcacaaggcttcaACAATGGGATAGGTTGGGAACAAGAAAaatgtatgcagaccttaccccccacataatatgtggagagcctgtttccaagaattgaatctGTGACCCACAACATattaatgaaataaaatgaaagcGAATGTTACTATCACTTCATCTTTCTTCTTGCCGACAAAAGTCATCTAAGTAATGAACAATGGAAAGACAGGCTGATACTGGAATTAAGGTCAGCAAAATAAGAATGAAATGACAGGGAAGTGATGGTTACTAGCAATGCTGCTTTTTTCTCCTTGCTGACAAAAAACTAGATAATAGAATGGAAGTAgataaaagaacaaacaaaagggCGAAAGAGAGATTATGCAATTTTCCTACGATAAATTATGCAATTATTTTACATAAACTTGAAATATATACCTGCATAATGTATTAATATCGTGGGGCTGCTACCATCTTTCGAATGTCTTCCCATACTTCCAACGGCACTCTTGTCAGTAGTGTTGTCAGAATCCACTGTGCCAAGCTGCCAGGCTTTCAAAGTCACAGGAACAATCACTTCTTTACCAGGCTTCAATGGAAGTGCAGCTTTCAAGGTTTCATAAGATACCAACACAACTGAATCCTGATTTTTTCCCGATATTGAGATATGTGCCTGCTCAACTAGAACTGTGCCAGCATTAGACAGACTTATCCATACATCACGAATTTCACCCTCGTATAAGACTATGGAACCATCACCACCTACAACATGTGAGACTAGTAACGGTAGAGGTGGCACCACAGAAATGTTTGGAACAGACACGTTCCTTAACTTAGCAGATCCACAGCATCGGAAAGGGTCAGAAACAACAAGTCCTTGTGCTGCCCCAAGGAGCAAATTATCAACATCTTTGAAGAGGTGTTCGGTAATTACACCAAAACAATGAACAATGCAGCCTGGAATTGCTACAGGCCCAACTGAAGTTGGGATTCCAGATAAGGTAATAACCTTTGATGAATTAGGCGGAAGATCTACGCCAATTGGAAAAGCATCAAAATTTCCTGAAAGAACCGAAAGATATATACTATCAACTCTTAAATCAAATCCACAAGGGTTCGCCAACTCCACTAGAACCCGGACCGGTTCTCCAACAATCCAAACGAGTTCCTGCTTAGTGTTATTACTTGTATCTCCTTTACTGAATGGTGTATAAATAAAAGGCCCTGAAGGAGCGGACCCGCTCCACCAATCTTCTCTTGCTGGATTGCGTTTTACAATGTCCATTTGTGAGGGATGGAGAGGAAAAGAGTATAATCTGGAAACCAATTAATATTAAACAAACAGTAGGTCCAACTATTTGATAAATAAACTCTAACAATGCTGTTTTAACGGATTGAATTACAGTAGCAAAAAGGAATTTGGCAAGATAAACTTGTAACAAGCATACAACAGCAACTGCAACAATAAATTTATACTATTTCCATTTTAATTATGAAAAACAATAGATACCTTATGAAAGGTAAGGCAGGATCAGAACAACGAGTTCCAGAAGGCAACCTCTCAGCGGAGTTAGTAAGTGCACTTGCAAGACCATTTTGCCCAGCAGGTGTAATTAGAGGGTAATATGACCTAAGCAGCCTCGCAGCAGCACTCCATGCAGCAAGAGGATCTCCCGCACGAACAGCAGATAACAGAATCTCCCTCAATACAACCATCTGCAGGGTGCTCCACTGTGATTCAAAAAGTGACACTACTGATTGGTGATGCATTTTCCCGCCATCAACTTGACTTGATCCTATGTCCTTTTATATTGAAAaatgttaataaaaaattagtatACTAAGGAAATCTCATATAAACTTTAATTTGTATAATTCAGAGAAAAAATATTGATGCAAAATTTTGTGCACGCTTACCACGAGAGCTATATCCTAGAATACAACAGAATAATTACGAATCTAGTTTACACcacatcaatcaaatcaacccaATAAATAACCCAGATAATTCTCTCGTAAATGCAGTCAAAATTGGGTTTCCTCTCCTTAGATTTCCAGCTCCCATTTTAGTCAACTCATGGCACACTTTGAAAGTAACAGCCCATAACCCAGTATATAGATAAGCACCCGATTACACAAGAAAGCAGAAAGTCCAATTTGTTCTTAGACCCCGACCATGATATTATGGAAAAATGGTTTTCTATTCCACTAATTACTATCAATTGCTGGTGAAGTCCCATGCAAAAACCAAATGGTGTAGTTCTTTCAAATACTCATTAGTCATTGCCAAAGAATCTCTCTCTCATTAGGACCTGTATACTCACATTAGATGAAGATTGTCTGGAGATGGACGCTCTGCTCTGAACACGATATGCCTTGGTAGTCATTGCCAGGACTTGCATGGCACTGATAGCAGCCAATCTATTTTCCTGTTGCAGATACAACTGAGCCACCTGCCTAGAGAAGAAGGCAGCTTTGCGCTGGTAACCGAGACTGCCATATAAACGAGCTATCTCAACATATAATATGAGTCTATCACTAGCATCAATCAGAGATTTTGAGCAATCTGCAGCATTGGTCAGCAACTCTACCACCTCCTTAGCCAGCTCTCTTCTGCAAGAACAATAAAAGATACCATGAAACAGTTGTGAAAACCTAAGCCTGCATGATAAATTTCCAAATCATTCCAacataacacaattaaattgGCCCAGATTAAATCAACACCTATGCAACTTGGCTTCAAGTTCTACAGTGGTACTGATATAAGCTGTACCATAGCCAACTGAGGAACAAATTAATTCCAAAATTATTGCACACCAGATAGATAGAACAAATCAATAACCTGTCATGCCGAATTTTAACAGCAGAAGGAGTGTCAAGAATAAATTACCTGCACAGAAATCTTGCCAATTTCAAAGTAGCTTCAAGTTCAAAGCTCAATGGTGAAACTCTGCATAAAATTTAATCACTATCATCGTCAAAGACTTCATTCTAAAAAACCATAAGAGCAAATTAGTAGGGTAGCACAGATAAAATTTGATTATGTCACTTACTTTTCCACAAGAAAACTAAGACATCATATCCATTCAAGATCCAACACAAACATTTCATTCAACAAATACATATATCGTAGGCTCTCAAGTTAACATGTTTAAGCAAAAACACACATCAGCAACATTTATTCAAAGTTACCTGATGTCATTGGAAGAGTGGAGGGAAAAAGTGATACAAAAGCACATGCTATATCACTAACCAGTGTAAAGCGCATCTATGCGGATATTCTTAGGTaccatttgaaaattgaaaccaaGGTAGAATTAGGAAATGCTCTGAATGGGAATTAATTACACCATAGGAACATAACCTAATAAGCCACCGCATCTGGAAGAAGTTACAAGATATCATACTCTAATTGTTTATCCAGGTTTCATGCGATAATATACTTATTAGTCTAAGAGTAACAATGTTGGTGTCGTaataaagaaattaacaaaTTATACACAAGTAAATTTATAATAATCAGAAGAATGATATAAGATGGCAACAGATAACAGGCTCACGGTAGAACCAAAACAGGCTGAAAAGGGAAACATAAATCTTTGTACAGACTGTATGGAACAAGGTCACAAACCATCCACATGATTTGCAAGTGTGATACAGAAGCAATTGCAGCTCCCAATTAAAATTACCTCTGAGCAGTGTCTTGTATAAACGACTTTCTGTAATGCAGTATCACACTATTGTAACGATATCTGACCTCTTCTTCTAAAACCGAATCCTTTTGGCCCATTCGATCCATCTGATCAGAGTACATAGTGGATAAATTAATTCTTGTGTACAATAGAACAAAATCCCCCAAGAGGTAAAGTGAACAACAAGACTAGGAAATCAACAGGAAACCAAAGTAGACTTTTGAGATAATGAACTCCTATAACAGTTGTTTGACCTCATTATGGACAGTTAGAAACGTTGTATGACACAATATTTATTACATTTCTCTGGTTATGAAATATATTATTCAATCTCGTGGAACAAGCAATATTGGCAACATAATAGCCGATCAAGTTACTGCTCATGTCAAGTCACAGTGACTAGAACAGCATCACTTCATACTTTTTATCCACTAATCCTCCAAAATTAACCATAATCCACGAGTATTAGTTCA
This genomic window from Tripterygium wilfordii isolate XIE 37 chromosome 9, ASM1340144v1, whole genome shotgun sequence contains:
- the LOC120005071 gene encoding trafficking protein particle complex II-specific subunit 120 homolog, whose amino-acid sequence is MEPDVSIETSSMIRVAVIPIGTVPPKILRDYYSMFMRHHTIPLSAISSFYTEHQKSPFANQPWETGSLRFKFVLGGAPPSPWEDFQSNRKILAVIGVCHCPSSPDLDSVVEQFNSACKGYSSALVERCFAFCPDDSQLEDGGKKGGNLILFPPADRQTQEFHLQTMMQDIAASLLMEFEKWVLKAESAGTILKTPLDSQASLSSEEVIKAKKRRLARAQKTIGDYCLLAGSPVDANAHYSTALELARLTGDYFWYAGALEGSICALLMDRMGQKDSVLEEEVRYRYNSVILHYRKSFIQDTAQRVSPLSFELEATLKLARFLCRRELAKEVVELLTNAADCSKSLIDASDRLILYVEIARLYGSLGYQRKAAFFSRQVAQLYLQQENRLAAISAMQVLAMTTKAYRVQSRASISRQSSSNDIGSSQVDGGKMHHQSVVSLFESQWSTLQMVVLREILLSAVRAGDPLAAWSAAARLLRSYYPLITPAGQNGLASALTNSAERLPSGTRCSDPALPFIRLYSFPLHPSQMDIVKRNPAREDWWSGSAPSGPFIYTPFSKGDTSNNTKQELVWIVGEPVRVLVELANPCGFDLRVDSIYLSVLSGNFDAFPIGVDLPPNSSKVITLSGIPTSVGPVAIPGCIVHCFGVITEHLFKDVDNLLLGAAQGLVVSDPFRCCGSAKLRNVSVPNISVVPPLPLLVSHVVGGDGSIVLYEGEIRDVWISLSNAGTVLVEQAHISISGKNQDSVVLVSYETLKAALPLKPGKEVIVPVTLKAWQLGTVDSDNTTDKSAVGSMGRHSKDGSSPTILIHYAGPLTASGDPPAKESVVSPGRRLVVPLQICVMQGLSFVKARLISMEIPAHVGESFPNLICVENNSSLVTNVSKHKIDGLMKIDPFRGSWGLRFLELELSNPTDVVFETSVSVQLENSSNEDNLSLDQDATEYVYPKTRIDRDYSSRVLIPLEHFKLPVLDGSFFMKEFHSNGTAGGRNASFSDKNAKAELNASIKSLISKIKVRWESGRNSAGELNIKDAVQAALQTSVMDVLLPDPLTFGFRLVRHDREHAEKLDVPKESSMCIDKGSVLAHDMTPMEVLVRNNTKEMIKISLSITCRDVAGENCVEGVKATVLWSGVLNGITMEVPALQESRHSFSLYFLVPGEYTIVAAAVIDDANDILRARARTDSPDEPIFCRGPPFHVRVNGTL